A window of the Trichoderma asperellum chromosome 6, complete sequence genome harbors these coding sequences:
- the FYV10 gene encoding GID complex subunit containing RING finger motif — MTDHENSSIKHSDHLLLDQPLLRLPNELLRKNFRAAHFAIEKDTSTLKTLLRDSATAALSGRATQQDVLKNLDAMISRMRGVKRKLGAYADEEARLHTQTAARIQHLDELYTMHSIEDVKYEAWSRKRLDRLLADYLLRHGYNDSAKELASEKNMENLVDVDTFVSMSRIREALLNGSVAEALAWCTENKKELRKMESKLEFMLRLQQYIELIRTQSQPKLVEAIAHAKKYLMPYWGTYPKEVKQACGLLAIPPDSSYGIYSDLYKSTRWNELADLFTTTHNSLLSLPSVPLLHVALSSGLSALKTPACHSSHADDIYNDTGSSSALGHGVCPICSTELNDLARNVPYAHHTKSHVEHDLFLLPNGRVYGKERLEDYARKSGLSPNDVKDPVTGQTYPMDLLKKVFIT; from the exons ATGACGGATCACGAGAATTCGAGCATCAAGCACAGTGACCACCTGCTCTTG GACCAACCTCTTCTACGCCTTCCCAACGAGCTGCTACGCAAAAACTTCCGAGCTGCACACTTCGCCATCGAAAAGGACACCTCGACGCTCAAGACGCTCCTCCGAGACTCGGCGACCGCAGCGCTCTCCGGCCGGGCCACCCAGCAAGATGTACTGAAGAATCTGGACGCCATGATCAGCCGCATGCGAGGCGTGAAGCGCAAGCTGGGTGCCTACGCCGACGAAGAAGCACGGCTGCACACCCAGACCGCGGCGCGGATACAGCACCTTGATGAGCTGTATACGATGCACAGCATCGAAGATGTCAAGTACGAGGCTTGGAGTAGGAAGAGGCTGGATCGGCTGCTGGCTGATTATCTGCTGAGGCATGGGTACAATGACAGTGCGAAAGAGCTGGCGAGCGAGAAGAACATGGAGAATCTGGTGGATGTCGATACGTTTGTTAGCATGAGCCGGATTCGGGAGGCGTTGCTGAATGGGAGTGTTGCTGAGGCGTTGGCTTGGTGTACtgagaacaagaaggagCTTCGAAAGATGGAG AGCAAGCTCGAGTTTATGCTTCGATTGCAGCAGTACATAGAACTCATCCGGACTCAGTCGCAGCCGAAACTTGTCGAGGCTATTGCGCATGCGAAGAAGTACCTCATGCCATACTGGGGCACATACCCCAAGGAAGTCAAACAGGCATGCGGCCTCCTAGCCATCCCTCCCGACAGCTCATATGGTATATACAGCGATTTATACAAGAGCACTCGCTGGAACGAACTCGCCGACCTATTTACCACCACCCACAACAGCCTTCTATCCCTACCCTCCGTGCCATTGCTACACGTGGCTTTGTCATCAGGACTATCGGCCCTCAAGACGCCAGCATGCCATTCCTCCCATGCCGACGACATCTACAACGACACAGGCTCTTCTTCCGCACTGGGCCACGGCGTCTGTCCCATCTGCTCCACCGAGCTCAACGACCTGGCTCGCAATGTTCCCTATGCGCACCACACCAAGAGTCATGTCGAGCACGACTTGTTTTTGCTGCCCAACGGCAGGGTGTACGGCAAGGAGCGCTTGGAGGATTACGCCAGGAAATCGGGCTTGTCTCCTAATGATGTTAAGGACCCTGTGACTGGGCAGACTTACCCGATGGATCTGCTTAAGAAGGTGTTTATCACCTAA
- a CDS encoding uncharacterized protein (SECRETED:SignalP(1-18)~EggNog:ENOG41), giving the protein MILLTSLLLLLAVPSCQSLLKTQAKEQHAGEYALRPLSFTRNGTFQVSIFEDLHFGENAWDTWGPQQDINSVGVINKILDRESPGLVVLNGDLITGENTFLENSTVYIDQIVQPLVERRLTWASTYGNHDHNFNISGEGILEREQRWPNARTTNMVPGRDAGVTNYYLPVYAAGCNEIDCSPELLLWFFDSRGGFYFRELNPDGSQRGQPDWVDTSVVDWFQQTNQRFMSKYRRVIPSLAFVHIPTYASQALQVENGRNSVDQHYQPGINDDYPVATQAQGWCPDGRDDGTCEYGGQDVPFMQAITSTPGLMAVFSGHDHGATWCYKWDRLVPGMTVEGTGVNLCFGQHSGYGGYGNWIRGSRQVQVDLRTLRSATWEAETWIRLESGDVVGSVSLNATYGSDWYPATPDNMTYCPTCNYSIITPGPGSGAFQKKLNVRRRG; this is encoded by the exons atgaTATTGTTGACTTcgttattgctgctgttggcagTGCCATCTTGTCAGAGTCTGTTGAAGACGCAGGCCAAGGAACAGCACGCTGGAGAGTATGCGCTGAGACCGCTGAGTTTTACCCGGAACGGAACTTTTCAGGTTTCTATTTTTGAGGATCTTCACTTTGGAGAGA ATGCTTGGGATACGTGGGGCCCTCAGCAGGATATCAATTCAGTTGGCGTGATCAACAAAATCCTCGATCGCGAGTCCCCTGGTCTTGTCGTCTTGAATGGCGATCTTATCACTGGAGAGAACACATTTCTCGAGAATAGCACTGTATACATCGACCAGATTGTCCAACCTCTTGTTGAACGGCGCCTGACTTGGGCATCGACATATGGCAACCATGATCACAACTTCAACATATCCGGCGAGGGGATTCTGGAACGAGAGCAGCGCTGGCCGAATGCTCGCACCACCAACATGGTTCCTGGACGAGATGCCGGTGTTACCAACTACTACTTGCCAGTATACGCGGCGGGATGCAACGAGATAGATTGCTCCCCCGAACTCTTGCTCTGGTTCTTTGATAGTCGCGGCGGCTTCTACTTCCGAGAGCTCAACCCAGACGGAAGCCAGCGCGGCCAGCCGGACTGGGTTGATACCAGCGTCGTGGACTGGTTTCAGCAGACTAACCAACGATTCATGTCAAAGTATAGGCGGGTCATACCATCACTGGCTTTTGTGCACATCCCCACATACGCCTCACAGGCCCTGCAGGTAGAGAATGGACGAAATAGTGTTGACCAACACTACCAGCCGGGGATCAATGACGACTACCCTGTTGCTACTCAAGCACAAGGATGGTGCCCTGATGGGAGAGACGACGGGACATGCGAATATGGCGGACAAGATGTCCCTTTTATGCAGGCCATTACTTCCACACCCGGCTTGATGGCTGTGTTCTCGGGCCATGATCACGGCGCCACTTGGTGTTATAAATGGGACCGTCTAGTTCCAGGAATGACGGTTGAGGGTACAGGAGTCAACCTCTGCTTCGGACAGCATTCCGGATATGGAGGATATGGCAACTGGATTCGTGGGTCACGACAGGTCCAAGTTGACCTCAGGACTCTCCGCAGCGCCACCTGGGAGGCAGAGACGTGGATTAGGCTGGAGAGCGGCGATGTTGTGGGCTCTGTGTCACTGAACGCGACGTATGGGAGTGACTGGTATCCTGCCACCCCGGACAACATGACGTATTGTCCGACTTGTAACTACTCCATTATTACTCCGGGGCCAGGATCAGGGGCCTttcagaagaagctcaatgTGCGCCGCCGGGGTTGA
- a CDS encoding uncharacterized protein (EggNog:ENOG41) — MISTRSAARLPLSQSRLALRTPKRQPIRFQSTSSTSSSSSATAAGNGSLGAGIIGGVAGAALFYGIYSFTPAGRTASKLNKAVKEAEKKYQEAAKKLQANTPSSSQAVDSIKQFAYSYVGWIPGGRGFVDAAFKDWETVRKEHAEEADKIVNDAYKKFQEISKSGLSLETASRAFDALADLAKKIANLTGDALSDVVDNHPQLKEKLGGNIDQLKQMGEQYGPEAKKQVDETWNQVKDIFAGGFSATSIAKAKELIDEKTKQVQKLGDEAWKKSLEEAKPLLDKSPKVKELVENNTDALKKGNIKELFDKVRDAAKSGDLGDLEKYVNQAKQKIGDKASEMGWGSLNQYMDKIPQGSEILSKLEEMGRVAQEHKEEGEKLLKETMGDIQKVLEEKGKKAQEIAESGKKN, encoded by the coding sequence ATGATTTCTACAAGATCAGCAGCCAGACTACCGCTGTCTCAGAGCAGACTTGCTCTACGCACTCCGAAGCGCCAACCCATTCGTTTCCAGTCTACCTCTTCgacatcttcgtcgtcatcagccACGGCTGCAGGCAATGGGTCGCTGGGAGCTGGTATCATTGGCGGCGTGGCCGGAGCAGCACTTTTCTACGGAATATATTCATTCACGCCTGCTGGTCGAACGGCTAGCAAGCTCAACAAAGCCGTgaaagaggctgagaagaagtACCAAGAAGCGGCAAAGAAGTTGCAGGCGAATACTCCAAGCTCATCACAAGCCGTCGATTCCATCAAGCAGTTTGCTTATTCTTACGTTGGATGGATACCTGGCGGCCGCGGTTTCGTGGATGCAGCATTCAAAGATTGGGAGACTGTACGGAAGGAACACGCTGAGGAGGCGGATAAGATTGTGAACGATGCGTATAAAAAATTCCAGGAGATTTCCAAGTCGGGTCTCAGTCTCGAGACCGCATCGCGCGCTTTCGACGCCCTTGCTGACCTGGCAAAGAAGATTGCTAATCTTACTGGAGATGCCCTCTCGGACGTGGTGGATAATCATCCTCAGCTTAAGGAGAAGCTCGGAGGTAATATCGATCAGCTGAAGCAAATGGGCGAGCAGTACGGCCCAGAGGCGAAAAAGCAAGTGGACGAGACTTGGAACCAGGTCAAGGACATTTTTGCCGGGGGATTTAGTGCTACAAGCATAGCCAAGGCAAAGGAGCTCATCGACGAAAAGACGAAGCAGGTTCAGAAGCTTGGCGATGAAgcgtggaagaagagcttggaagaagcaaagccGCTTCTTGACAAGAGCCCCAAGGTCAAGGAACTAGTAGAGAATAATACCGATGCTCTGAAGAAGGGCAATATCAAGGAGCTTTTTGACAAGGTGCGCGATGCGGCCAAGTCTGGAGACTTGGGCGACCTGGAAAAATACGTCAACCAAGCGAAGCAGAAGATTGGGGACAAGGCCAGCGAGATGGGATGGGGATCCTTGAACCAGTATATGGACAAGATACCCCAAGGCAGCGAGATCTTGAGCAAGTTGGAGGAGATGGGCCGAGTTGCACAGGAGCATAAGGAGGAAGGGGAGAAGCTGTTGAAGGAGACGATGGGCGATATTCAGAAGGTGCTTGAggagaagggcaagaaggcGCAGGAGATTGCTGAGTCTGGGAAGAAGAACTGA
- a CDS encoding uncharacterized protein (TransMembrane:5 (n4-15c23/24o172-189i240-262o268-292i304-326o338-356i)) translates to MGGLLLLVGLCIVMAVASFLAGALPLSMTLSQSQLRLISSIGVGVLVGTSLVVIIPEGIETAVTPAEASHLHKVRSLVRRSPWALGIDPRNIIETFPVVQTTAPRDTILSGDLASISPRIEISQSYQAIKRRDDGEEQSQEPSQPAPEQEEHEHKENETAHTHSHEVPTLEIGFSMIAGFILMFLIDRLPRHATESLRSGPETRHMSLDDLGGGDTASIDEEADGFLNSLAPTPRKARSLATTTGLVIHAAADGIAMGASATSSNMRLGFVIFIAIMIHKAPAAFGLTSVLLKQGLSKRAARGHLVIFSLAAPVGALSTWIMITLLGGDHLQGNSGQWWTGMLLLFSGGTFLYVAMQAMQEDTGAHSHDHGSGMNGYSDGNSAHQRKAKGPQMRDTIATVVGMGIPLLAQLGH, encoded by the exons ATGGGCGGCCTTCTCTTACTCGTCGGCCTATGC ATTGTCATGGCAGTGGC GTCGTTCCTAGCCGGAGCCCTGCCACTGTCGATGACACTTTCACAATCACAGCTTCGATTAATATCTAGCATTGGAGTTGGCGTGTTGGTTGGAACATCTCTTGTCGTTATTATACCCGAGGGCATCGAAACCGCAGTCACGCCTGCAGAAGCCTCTCATCTTCACAAAGTACGGAGCCTAGTTCGGAGATCACCATGGGCCCTTGGAATCGACCCTCGAAATATCATTGAAACATTCCCCGTTGTGCAGACCACCGCCCCCCGAGATACGATATTAAGTGGCGACCTGGCTAGCATTTCACCACGGATCGAAATTTCACAGAGCTATCAAGCTATAAAAAGACGGGATGATGGGGAGGAGCAATCGCAGGAACCGTCCCAGCCTGCTCCGGAGCAGGAAGAACACGAAcacaaagaaaacgaaacgGCGCACACGCACAGTCATGAGGTTCCAACGCTGGAAATTGGATTCTCCATGATTGCTGGCTTCATTCTGATGTTCCTCATCGACAGGCTTCCCAGACATGCTACTGAGAGCCTGCGGTCTGGACCAGAGACTCGCCATATGAGCTTGGACGATCTTGGAGGGGGGGATACGGCATCCATTGACGAAGAGGCGGATGGCTTCTTGAATTCTTTGGCGCCGACCCCTCGAAAAGCGCGTAGCTTAGCAACAACCACTGGATTGGTGATCCACGCCGCAGCCGATGGTATCGCCATGGGAGCATCTGCAACGTCATCTAATATGCGACTGggcttcgtcatcttcattgccATCATGATTCACAAGGCCCCCGCTGCCTTTGGCTTGACTTCAGTGCTGCTTAAGCAAGGACTATCAAAGCGGGCAGCTCGAGGTCACTTGGTGATTTTCAGCTTGGCCGCGCCTGTTGGAGCTTTGTCAACATGGATCATGATCACGCTGCTTGGTGGCGATCACTTGCAGGGGAATTCAGGTCAATGGTGGACGGGCATGCTTCTACTGTTCTCGGGGGGAACGTTTTT ATACGTTGCGATGCAGGCTATGCAAGAGGACACCGGCGCTCATAGCCACGATCACGGCTCCGGCATGAATGGCTACTCGGATGGCAACTCTGCACATCAGCGAAAGGCAAAGGGCCCTCAAATGCGAGACACGATTGCCACGGTTGTGGGTATGGGGATTCCACTTCTCGCGCAACTTGGCCACTAG
- a CDS encoding uncharacterized protein (EggNog:ENOG41~TransMembrane:12 (i76-96o108-128i140-158o164-186i198-218o224-243i282-305o317-337i349-367o373-395i407-432o438-456i)) produces MATSTATETLHTTEGGIPLEILPPQAAFKGSRASKNSFENAPILEPALTREASTPPDDAFEAKVKWNSPPINKYRVFSTFWSFFVLGMNDGSYGALVPQLETHYNLTYTVVSLIFLSPFVGYTMAAFVNSPLHVRLGQRGVAMIAPAFRLIPYLVISFHPPFPVLIVMYILVGFGNGVVDAAWSAWIGNMANSHEVSGVLQACYALGATIAPLIATSISSHGHGGWWTFYYIMVSASALEFGASTTTFWTQTGSVYLSENPHQKAGEDTTSGRTREALKNKLTWFFSLFIFLYVGTEVSIGGWIVVFMTKVRNASTLAGSATATGFWGGMTVGRLVLGFVTSRLGGFRAMLLYLGLAIVIELVFWLVPNMVVTAVASALLGMILGPIYPTAVVLMTTVLPRSLHISAIGFATAVGGSGSAALPFAVGAIAQAKGVKTLQPIVLASCVVMLAVWLFVQQHRPKDKEEGFSMAIFKRMRERVQKMIR; encoded by the exons ATGGCGACATCTACGGCCACAGAGACTCTTCACACTACAGAGGGCGGTATTCCATTGGAAATTCTTCCACCCCAGGCGGCCTTCAAAGGCAGTCGTGCCTCTAAGAACTCATTTGAAAATGCTCCCATTCTCGAGCCCGCACTCACTCGCGAAGCCTCGACCCCTCCGGACGACGCCTTTGAGGCAAAGGTGAAATGGAACTCGCCTCCTATCAACAAGTACCGTGTCTTTTCCACCTTTTGGTCCTTTTTCGTTTTGGGAATGAATGATGGCTCGTACGGT GCTCTAGTTCCTCAG TTGGAAACTCATTACAATCTAACTTACACCGTTGTCTCGCTCATCTTTCTGTCGCCATTCGTCGGATACACCATGGCGGCCTTTGTCAATAGTCCCCTGCATGTCCGCCTCGGCCAGCGAGGCGTAGCCATGATTGCACCGGCGTTCCGTCTGATTCCCTATCTAGTTATCTCTTTCCATCCGCCATTTCCCGTTCTCATTGTTATGTATATCCTCGTTGGTTTCGGCAATGGCGTCGTGGATGCTGCGTGGAGCGCCTGGATCGGCAACATGGCCAACTCGCATGAGGTGTCAGGCGTCCTGCAGGCCTGCTACGCTTTGGGAGCAACGATAGCTCCCCTGATTGCCACCAGTATCAGCTCACATGGACACGGGGGTTGGTGGACGTTCTATTACATCATG GTCAGCGCCTCGGCACTCGAATTCGGTGCATCCACCACCACATTTTGGACTCAGACAGGCTCAGTATACCTGAGTGAAAATCCTCACCAGAAGGCTGGCGAAGACACTACCTCAGGACGAACGAGGGAAGCTCTCAAGAACAAGCTCACttggtttttctctctcttcatcttcttgtacGTCGGCACCGAGGTGTCCATTGGTGGTTGGATTGTCGTCTTCATGACAAAAGTGCGCAACGCCTCTACGCTTGCCGGTAGCGCCACTGCTACTGGATTCTGGGGCGGCATGACTGTAGGAAGACTTGTCCTAGGATTCGTCACCTCCCGGCTGGGCGGCTTTCGGGCTATGCTCTTGTATCTCGGGCTAGCTATTGTCATAGAGTTGGTCTTCTGGCTCGTCCCTAACATGGTAGTTACCGCAGTGGCATCTGCATTGCTGGGCATGATTTTGG GACCCATCTATCCCACGGCAGTGGTGCTTATGACTACAGTTTTACCACGCTCCCTCCATATCAGCGCCATTGGATTTGCGACGGCCGTTGGAGGCTCTGGCTCAGCTGCTCTGCCCTTTGCCGTCGGTGCCATTGCACAAGCAAAGGGCGTCAAGACACTGCAGCCCATTGTTCTCGCATCTTGTGTTGTAATGCTGGCAGTATGGCTTTTTGTACAGCAGCATCGACCGAAAGACAAGGAGGAAGGTTTTAGTATGGCCATCTTCAAGCGGATGCGTGAGAGGGTTCAGAAGATGATCCGCTGA
- a CDS encoding uncharacterized protein (EggNog:ENOG41), producing MSHEPPSPKRRHILSSINPSNSPEKHQREDAPTSPSANDVKPAAGSDGEDANMDTTRPRRSRLRLKGEKRRHRSRSKEDESGHRRHRHRSHRDRHSRRRHRSPTPPNPHDPPPLDTEAAFRESLFDAMADDEGAAYWEGVYGQPIHVYSDEKVGPAGDLEKMTDEEYAAYVRQKMWEKTNAGLLEERARREEERKRKKEEDRQNRKLREEMDRSLRRSEERRRRRRWADGWDTYTRAWSAWDGTLDKIAWPVLGGQRKDVNEEAVRDFLIYGLSLEDIGEKEFAAKLKEERVRWHPDKIQQRLGGQSDGDVIKDVTAIFQIVDRLWGQTTKKS from the coding sequence ATGAGCCATGAGCCACCGTCGCCAAAGAGGCGGCATATCCTTTCATCCATCAACCCGAGCAACTCGCCAGAGAAGCACCAAAGGGAGGACGCGCCAACAAGCCCTTCCGCAAATGACGTCAAGCCAGCCGCAGGCAGTGATGGCGAAGACGCAAACATGGATacgacgaggccgaggcgATCACGGCTGAGGCTGAAGGGCGAGAAGCGCCGTCACCGCTCTCgaagcaaagaagatgaatctGGCCACCGTCGACACCGTCACCGCAGCCATCGCGATCGCCATAGCCGACGACGTCACCGCTCGCCCACGCCGCCTAATCCCCATGACCCTCCGCCGCTTGACACAGAGGCCGCTTTCCGCGAATCGCTGTTTGACGCCATGGCGGACGATGAAGGCGCTGCCTATTGGGAGGGCGTCTATGGCCAGCCTATTCATGTCTATTCGGACGAAAAAGTCGGGCCGGCAGGCGACCTTGAGAAAATGACGGATGAGGAATACGCAGCGTATGTTCGGCAGAAGATGTGGGAGAAGACTAACGCCGggctgctggaggagagggCACGGCGCGAAGAAGAGCgcaaaaggaagaaggaagaggacaGGCAAAATCGCAAGCTGCGAGAAGAAATGGATCGAAGCCTGCGCCGATCTGAAGAACGACGTCGGAGGCGGCGCTGGGCTGATGGATGGGATACATATACGCGGGCTTGGTCGGCTTGGGACGGCACTCTGGACAAGATTGCTTGGCCGGTCTTGGGTGGGCAGCGGAAGGACGTTAATGAGGAGGCAGTTCGAGATTTCCTCATATACGGCCTGAGCCTGGAGGATATTGGAGAGAAGGAGTTTGCTGCGAAGCTCAAAGAGGAGCGAGTGCGCTGGCACCCCGATAAGATACAGCAGAGGTTGGGTGGGCAGAGCGATGGTGATGTTATCAAAGACGTGACGGCGATTTTCCAAATCGTGGATAGGCTCTGGGGacagacgacgaagaagtCTTGA
- a CDS encoding uncharacterized protein (SECRETED:SignalP(1-17)) translates to MKFSSIAIFAVAALVQANPAPSPAPSPAPVPAPGLFGDISTFIDGAANKVSTFIDGIHSNIDEGKSKGSAIGSAINSILHTEASDASKVIASLTSEAGSIFSSLSSVAATATGSAASSYSSEISKLSASLASATSEAAAAVSTKEKGAAGPAQTGYVAMGALMGGAAILANM, encoded by the exons ATGAAGTTCTCTAGCATTGCCATCTTCGCGGTTGCCGCCCTTGTTCAG gcCAACCCAGCCCCCTCACCCGCTCCCTCCCCAGCTCCCGTCCCGGCCCCAGGCCTCTTCGGCGACATCTCCACCTTCATCGACGGTGCCGCCAACAAGGTCTCAACCTTCATCGACGGCATCCACTCCAACATTGACGAGGGCAAATCCAAGGGCAGCGCCATCGGCAGCGCCATCAACTCCATCCTCCACACCGAGGCGTCCGATGCCTCCAAGGTCATTGCCAGCCTCACCTCCGAGGCCGGCTCAATCTTCAGCTCCCTCAGCAGCGTCGCTGCCACCGCCACCGGCTCGGCTGCCTCCTCATACAGCAGCGAAATCTCCAAGCTGAGCGCGTCCCTCGCCAGCGCAACCAgcgaggccgccgccgccgtctccaCCAAGGAAAAGGGTGCTGCTGGCCCTGCTCAGACCGGCTACGTGGCCATGGGTGCGCTGATGGGAGGAGCTGCTATCCTCGCTAACATGTAA
- a CDS encoding uncharacterized protein (EggNog:ENOG41), with protein MGLVDYSESDSSDAEVDAPQPVAKPAAPKKPAFQKVVDRSNPGKIVLNLPQVSSSSDASAENSNEPPAKRARTGGGGLFAGFSSFLPPPKNAGKPILSKSSSRPGINLKTSAEKGFSRDEEPSNKSNSDADGAAGGLSLPPPKRPAEPSIPDTMKPAEEVKLVGKPLMFKPLSVARNTKKKPIKSTAVQASTASATKPVALAPETASAKPEPAPAPAPAPKKTSLFSMHVEEDAAPTATAVGGAYEPLFETGEAMNPYGLDAYSQQTNNGQTAAASINTRTESLDNVADDLNLSAAARRELFGRGGGGDTQMAKKVINFNMDREYQHNEELRAAGEQQTHNPVRAIHSGKHSLQQLVRNASSQRDALEESFAKGKSNRREASSRYGW; from the coding sequence ATGGGTCTCGTCGATTACTCCGAGTCCGACTCCTCAGATGCCGAGGTCGATGCGCCGCAGCCCGTTGCGAAGCCTGCTGCGCCAAAGAAACCTGCATTCCAGAAAGTTGTCGACCGGTCGAATCCAGGCAAAATCGTCCTCAACCTCCCTCAGGTTTCCTCCTCTAGCGACGCGAGTGCAGAGAATAGCAATGAACCCCCGGCAAAACGTGCGCGCACCGGCGGAGGCGGCCTCTTCGCCGGCTTCAGCTCCTTTCTCCCTCCACCCAAAAATGCTGGGAAGCCGATACTAAGCAAATCTTCGAGTCGACCGGGCATCAACCTCAAAACTAGTGCGGAAAAGGGATTCAGCCGCGATGAAGAGCCTTCAAATAAATCCAATAGCGACGCTGATGGTGCGGCGGGCGGTCTGAGCTTGCCACCTCCTAAACGACCAGCCGAACCGTCAATACCAGATACAATGAAACCTGCGGAAGAAGTCAAACTCGTGGGGAAACCGTTAATGTTCAAGCCTCTATCAGTTGCTCGGAATACAAAGAAGAAACCTATTAAGAGTACGGCAGTCCAGGCTTCTACAGCATCAGCAACGAAACCAGTAGCTTTAGCCCCGGAAACAGCATCAGCAAAGCCTGAACCGGCACCAGCCCCGGCGCCAGCTCCGAAAAAGACGTCGCTCTTCTCTATGCACGTCGAGGAAGACGCAGCTCCAACAGCGACGGCAGTTGGAGGGGCATACGAGCCCCTCTTTGAAACTGGCGAGGCTATGAACCCATATGGCCTTGATGCCTATTCTCAACAAACGAACAATGGTCAgacggctgctgcttcaaTAAACACGAGAACAGAGTCATTAGACAATGTGGCCGATGATTTGAATCTTTCTGCGGCAGCGAGACGGGAATTatttggaagaggaggaggaggagatacGCAGATGGCGAAGAAAGTTATCAATTTCAACATGGACCGAGAATATCAACACAACGAAGAGCTCAGAGCTGCTGGCGAGCAGCAGACACACAACCCCGTCCGCGCCATACACAGCGGCAAGCACAGCCTGCAACAGCTGGTACGGAATGCTTCCTCTCAGCGTGACGCTCTGGAAGAGAGCTTCGCAAAGGGCAAAAGCAACAGACGAGAAGCTTCGAGTCGCTACGGATGGTAA